The following are encoded in a window of Dromaius novaehollandiae isolate bDroNov1 chromosome 11, bDroNov1.hap1, whole genome shotgun sequence genomic DNA:
- the LOC112986831 gene encoding protein EOLA1-like — protein sequence MKFGCLSFRQPYAGLVLNRVKTVETRWRPLLAAYEGRTVAVHIALQDWEGEDWRAVLHRLGMTPEQLQDLLDEGEKFGRGVVAGLIDIGETSMYPENLPPEKVLELENKAVLSNLEQKYLTVLSNARWLLEPVPARGSRGVWQIEIPEELIPPES from the exons ATGAAATTTGGCTGCCTTTCCTTCCGGCAGCCCTACGCGGGGTTAGTTTTGAACAGGGTCAAAACCGTGGAGACTCGCTGGCGCCCCTTGCTCGCGGCCTACGAGGGCCGCACCGTCGCCGTCCACATCGCCCTGCAGGACTGGGAGGGCGAGGACTGGCGAGCCGTGCTCCACAGGCTAGGCATGACCCCGGAACAGCTCCAGGATTTGCTGGATGAAGGGGAAAAATTTGGCAGAGGAGTTGTTGCAG GATTAATTGACATTGGAGAAACATCCATGTATCCTGAAAACTTACCTCCTGAAAAGGTTTTGGAGCTGGAAAACAAAGCTGTCCTCAGTAATCTAGAACAGAAATACTTGACTGTTCTTTCAAATGCACGCTGGCTGCTGGAACCAGTTCCTGCCAGAGGAAGCAGAGGTGTATGGCAGATAGAGATCCCTGAAGAACTGATCCCTCCAGAATCGTAG
- the LOC112986837 gene encoding heat shock transcription factor, Y-linked-like — protein MATSEKFSQSKKKESEMDLSLAETSCVSVRDKLVDSVISISSVTPLHDKTAACDSALRSVIEENAFQALSDEPWAKRPRLNLSEDSSAKANDFSFLTFPKKLWKIVESDQFKSIWWDDDGNCVVIDEEFFKKEVLERRGPLRIFETDCMKSFIRQLNLYGFSKMRQDFQRSASLAEFLAEEKAASAFSKLQFYYNPNFKRGYPHLLIRCKRRVGIKNKPPVALSLNQDFNESRLRSKGRSPDVQSALGPTSAEENNLFTAAPKENTQISAPRSSTITKGLAKATTRIKRGYTSPHTTSLSLSDPAVAEDRDELNQLAAFHLPQHSSHAQVGIQDTDTTTTTSSTSLYHVIPPVPNSPFRPVMGLPAFPSMYPDLSAMQAHWASLLPFCNPWFSMPMIAAASAISMSRSSHHQSPTYHHCPNCNCTSNSAPAGKGAGPKTTEYTGYHR, from the exons ATGGCTACATCTGAAAAATTTagtcaaagcaagaaaaaagaatctgaaatggATCTCTCTTTAGCAGAAACATCCTGTGTTTCTGTTCGGGATAAACTAGTTGATTCTGTAATCTCAATTTCTTCTGTCACTCCACTACATGATAAAACAGCAGCTTGCGATTCTGCCTTGAGATCTGTAAtagaagaaaatgcttttcagGCTTTGAGTGATGAACCCTGGGCAAAAAGACCACGTCTTAATCTCTCTGAGGATAGCTCCGCCAAAGCCAATGATTTTTCATTCCTCACCTTTCCGAAGAAACTCTGGAAAATTGTTGAAAGTGATCAGTTCAAGTCAATTTGGTGGGATGATGATGGGAACTGCGTAGTGATTGATGAAGAGTTCTTCAAAAAGGAGGTGCTAGAAAGGAGAGGACCTCTGAGAATTTTTGAAACTGACTGCATGAAAAGTTTCATTCGTCAGCTTAACCTTTACGGATTTAGCAAAATGCGACAGGATTTTCAAAGATCTGCCTCACTTGCTGAATTTctagcagaagaaaaagcagcttctgcTTTTAGCAAG TTACAGTTCTATTATAACCCAAATTTTAAGAGAGGTTATCCCCACCTGCTAATAAGGTGTAAGCGAAGAGTTGGCATAAAAAATAAACCGCCAGTTGCATTGTCACTGAATCAAGATTTTAATGAAAGCCGCCTGAGAAGCAAGGGAAGAAGCCCTGATGTTCAGTCTGCATTAGGACCTACTTCTGCAGAGGAGAACAATTTGTTCACAGCAGCTCCAAAGGAGAATACACAGATATCTGCACCAAGGAGCTCCACAATTACCAAGGGACTTGCTAAAGCAACTACTCGAATCAAAAGGGGTTATACATCCCCCCACACAACCTCACTGAGCCTGTCAGACCCTGCTGTAGCAGAAGACAGGGATGAATTAAATCAGCTGGCCGCATTCCATTTACCACAGCACAGCAGCCACGCTCAAGTCGGCATACAGGATACTGATACCACTACAACTACATCTTCTACTTCACTATATCATGTTATACCTCCTGTACCAAACAGTCCTTTTAGACCTGTTATGGGACTTCCTGCCTTTCCATCCATGTATCCAGATTTATCAGCTATGCAAGCTCACTGGGCTAGTCTGCTTCCCTTTTGCAACCCATGGTTTTCAATGCCTATGATTGCAGCAGCCTCTGCTATTTCTATGTCAAGATCATCTCACCACCAAAGTCCAACATACCATCATTGCCCTAACTGCAACTGTACTTCAAATAGTGCACCTGCAGGCAAAGGGGCTGGACCCAAAACTACTGAATACACAGGATATCATAGATAA